A genomic stretch from Anas platyrhynchos isolate ZD024472 breed Pekin duck chromosome 39, IASCAAS_PekinDuck_T2T, whole genome shotgun sequence includes:
- the LOC119714756 gene encoding olfactory receptor 14C36-like, with translation MFNISSVSEFLLLAFADMRELQLLHFALFLGIYLAALLANGLILSAVACHHRLHTPMYFFLLNLALLDLGCISTTLPKAMANALWDTRAISYQGCAAQVFLFVFLIASEYYLLTVMAYDRYVAICKPLHYGSVLGSRACAQMAAAAWGSGFLYSVLHTANTFSLPLCQGNAVDQFFCEIPQILKLSCSHAYLREDGFIAFSFCLGVGCFVFIVVSYVQIFRVVLRMPSEQGRHKAFSTCLPHLAVVSLFVSTIMFAYLKPPSFSSPSLDIAVSFLYSTVPPIMNPIIYSMRNQELKDALRKLFEYIFLKKL, from the coding sequence ATGTTCAACATCAGCTcggtgagtgagttcctcctgctggcattcgcagacatgcgggagctgcagctcctgcacttcgcgctcttcctgggcatctacctggctgccctcctggccaacggcctcatcctcagcgccgtagcctgccaccaccgcctccacacccccatgtacttcttcctcctcaacctcgccctcctcgacctgggctgcatctccaccactctgcccaaagccatggccaatgccctctgggacaccagggccatctcctatcaaggatgtgctgcacaggtctttctgtttgtcttcctGATTGCATCAGAATATTAccttctcaccgtcatggcctacgaccgctacgttgccatctgcaagcccctgcactacgggagcgtcctgggcagcagagcttgtgcccagatggcagcagctgcctggggcagtggctttctctattctgtcctgcacacggccaacacattttctctccctctctgccaaggcaatgctgtggaccagttcttctgtgaaatcccccagatcctcaagctctcctgctcacatgcctacctcagagaagatGGATTTATTGCATTTAGCTTTTGTTTAGGTGttggttgctttgttttcattgtggtgtcctatgtgcagatcttcagggtagtgctgaggatgccctctgagcagggccggcacaaagccttttccacgtgcctccctcacctggctgtggtctccctgtttgtcagcactATCATGTTTGCCTATCTGAAGCCCCCCTCattctcctccccatccctagACATTGCAGTATCTTTTCTCTACTCCACGGTACCTCCAATAATGAACCCcatcatctacagcatgaggaaccaggagcttaAGGATGCACTGAGGAAATTGTTTGAATACATATTTCTTAAGAAACTATGA
- the LOC113841059 gene encoding olfactory receptor 14C36-like, with protein MSNRSSVTEFLLLAFADTRELQLLHFALFLGIYLAALLGNGFILTTVACNHRLHTPMYFFLLNLALLDLGCISTTLPKAMANALWDTRAISYQGCAAQVFLFVFFITAEYSLLTVMAYDRYVAICKPLHYGSLLGSRACAQMAAAAWGSGFLNAVLHTANTFSLPFCKGNAVNQFFCEIPHILKLFCSDVYLREVWALVFSVSLSFGCFVFIVLSYVQILRAVLRMPSEQGRHKAFSTCLPHLAVVSLFVSTIMFAYLKPPSISSPSLDLVVSFLYSVVPPALNPLIYSMRNQEFKYAVRKLFGYMFLCNHCL; from the coding sequence ATGTCCAACAGAAGCTCAGTCACTgagttcctgctgctggcattcgcagacacgcgcgagctgcagctcctgcacttcgcgctcttcctgggcatctacctggctgccctcctgggcaacggcttCATCCTCACCACCgtagcctgcaaccaccgcctccacacccccatgtacttcttcctcctcaacctcgccctcctcgacctgggctgcatctccaccactctgcccaaagccatggccaatgccctctgggacaccagggccatctcctatcaaggctgtgctgctcaggtctTTCTATTTGTCTTCTTTATCacagcagagtattcccttctcactgtcatggcctacgaccgctacgttgccatctgcaagcccctgcactacggcagcctcctgggcagcagagcttgtgcccagatggcagcagctgcctggggcagtggctttctcaatgctgtcctgcacacggccaacacattttccctgccctttTGCAAAGGCAATGCTGtgaaccagttcttctgtgaaatcccccacatcctcaagctctTCTGTTCAGATGTCTACCTCAGAGAAGTCTGGGCtcttgtgtttagtgtttctttatcatttggttgttttgttttcattgtgttgtcctatgtgcagatcctcagggcagtgctgaggatgccctctgagcagggccggcacaaagccttttccacgtgcctccctcacctggccgtggtctccctgtttgtcagcactatcatgtttgcctacctgaagcccccctccatttcctctccatccctggacctggtcgtgtcatttctgtactcggttgtgcctccagcactgaaccccctcatctacagcatgaggaaccaggagttCAAGTATGCAGTGAGGAAACTCTTTGGATACATGTTTCTTTGCAATCATTGTCTGTGA